Proteins from one Pseudomonadota bacterium genomic window:
- a CDS encoding SPW repeat protein: ALQNRLAFLIHGETEWETRQVPELAAKAGAWLQHKAALLVPDVIDQGEEPFIKPYMVEMADHHFEIDSSRARTLLGWEPKHSLHETLSKMVEALHADPLGWYHEHDLTPPVWLKEAEQQQIPGDRLLRSHEASLGEARAGSRWAHFANMGLGAWLITSPPMLAYGDAAMVWNDIASGTAVMILALLSLSSRMSWARFATAATGIWLLFAPLVFWTPSAAAYLNDTLVGTLVIGFALLLPPVPGVSPVALASGPDIPPGWDFNPSGWLQRLPIIALAFVGLFVSRYLAAFQLGHIDSAWDPLFGDGTERIITSEVSKAWPVPDAGLGAVTYILEILTGFFGDRRRWRTAPWVVILFGLMIVPLGAVSIFFIIIQPIVIGTWCTLCLVAAVAMLLQIPYSFDELLASCQFLLERRRQGQSLLRAFLFGDTIEGGSEGPRDEFAAPARTVIRESLGGGVNLPWSLAASLGVGIWLMCTRLSFGTIGAQADSDHLLGALIITVSISALAEMARPLRFINILLGIALIGAPLLFDGGTPLADWAGALAGVLLIVLSIPRGTVRNHYGSWNRAIV, from the coding sequence AGGCGTTGCAAAACCGGCTGGCGTTTCTGATCCACGGCGAGACCGAATGGGAGACCCGGCAGGTGCCGGAATTGGCGGCCAAGGCCGGCGCTTGGCTCCAGCACAAGGCGGCGCTGCTCGTGCCGGATGTTATCGATCAGGGCGAAGAGCCGTTCATCAAGCCCTACATGGTCGAGATGGCGGACCACCATTTTGAGATCGACAGCTCCCGCGCGCGCACGCTCTTAGGCTGGGAGCCTAAGCATTCGTTGCACGAGACGCTGTCCAAGATGGTCGAGGCACTTCACGCCGATCCGCTGGGGTGGTATCACGAGCACGACCTCACCCCGCCCGTTTGGCTCAAGGAGGCAGAACAACAGCAGATCCCCGGCGATCGACTGCTGCGCAGCCACGAGGCGTCTCTGGGCGAGGCGCGCGCCGGCAGCCGGTGGGCGCATTTCGCGAACATGGGTCTCGGGGCCTGGCTGATAACAAGCCCTCCCATGCTTGCCTACGGGGATGCCGCGATGGTTTGGAACGACATCGCAAGCGGGACCGCGGTGATGATCCTCGCATTGCTGTCGCTGTCGAGCCGCATGAGCTGGGCACGGTTCGCTACTGCCGCCACCGGGATCTGGCTCCTGTTCGCGCCGCTGGTGTTCTGGACGCCGAGTGCAGCGGCCTATCTCAACGATACGCTGGTCGGCACCTTGGTGATCGGCTTCGCGCTCCTCTTGCCGCCCGTACCCGGCGTGAGCCCCGTCGCGCTGGCGAGCGGGCCGGATATTCCGCCGGGCTGGGACTTCAACCCTTCCGGCTGGCTACAGCGCCTGCCGATCATCGCGCTGGCCTTTGTCGGCCTGTTTGTGTCGCGCTACCTCGCGGCTTTCCAGTTGGGTCATATCGACTCCGCATGGGATCCGCTCTTCGGTGACGGCACCGAGCGGATCATCACCTCCGAGGTTTCCAAAGCCTGGCCGGTTCCCGACGCAGGACTCGGGGCCGTGACGTACATCCTCGAGATCCTCACCGGCTTCTTCGGCGACCGGCGGCGCTGGCGCACCGCGCCCTGGGTGGTGATCCTCTTCGGCCTCATGATCGTTCCCTTGGGCGCGGTCAGTATTTTCTTCATCATCATTCAGCCGATCGTCATCGGCACTTGGTGCACGCTGTGCTTGGTCGCCGCGGTGGCGATGCTGCTGCAGATCCCGTATTCGTTTGACGAGCTGCTTGCCTCCTGCCAGTTCCTGCTCGAGCGCCGGCGCCAGGGTCAATCGCTCCTGCGGGCGTTCTTGTTCGGTGACACTATCGAGGGCGGCAGCGAAGGTCCGAGAGACGAGTTTGCGGCGCCGGCGCGCACCGTGATCAGGGAAAGCTTGGGTGGAGGGGTCAACCTGCCGTGGAGCCTGGCCGCTTCGCTGGGGGTCGGGATCTGGCTCATGTGTACCCGGCTCAGCTTCGGCACCATAGGTGCGCAAGCAGACAGTGATCACCTGCTGGGCGCGCTGATCATCACCGTATCGATCTCCGCGCTGGCCGAAATGGCGCGGCCGCTGCGCTTCATCAATATATTGCTCGGGATCGCGCTGATCGGCGCGCCGTTGCTCTTCGATGGCGGTACGCCGCTCGCGGACTGGGCCGGGGCACTCGCGGGGGTTTTATTGATCGTGTTGTCCATCCCGCGCGGCACGGTGCGAAACCATTACGGAAGCTGGAATAGGGCCATCGTTTAG
- a CDS encoding DUF6496 domain-containing protein has protein sequence MPEKKTIARAHKDKEEGKAPSTQAGEFVREEMEHIREGKHGARSTKQAIAIGLSKARRAGVKLPAPRKGKTSEKTREAAKRDLKKGKKAAESKPAAKRSGATRTALQREGRKAASSEALSKQARSAAAKRTKTDRSAAAKKAGRTKGPAKRSEAARKAAETRAAES, from the coding sequence ATGCCCGAGAAGAAAACCATCGCGCGAGCGCACAAGGACAAAGAGGAGGGCAAGGCTCCATCGACGCAGGCGGGCGAGTTCGTACGCGAAGAGATGGAACACATCCGCGAAGGCAAGCACGGCGCGCGTTCAACAAAACAGGCGATCGCGATCGGCTTGTCCAAGGCGAGGCGCGCGGGAGTCAAACTGCCCGCCCCCAGAAAAGGGAAGACTTCCGAGAAAACGCGAGAGGCAGCAAAGCGCGACCTCAAGAAGGGAAAGAAAGCTGCAGAGAGCAAGCCTGCGGCGAAACGATCGGGGGCGACGAGAACGGCCTTGCAACGTGAAGGCCGAAAAGCTGCTTCATCCGAAGCACTCTCGAAGCAAGCGCGATCCGCGGCCGCGAAGAGGACAAAGACAGATCGATCGGCGGCGGCGAAGAAAGCCGGGCGAACCAAGGGGCCAGCCAAACGTTCCGAGGCCGCACGGAAAGCCGCCGAGACACGCGCTGCGGAATCTTGA
- a CDS encoding AAA family ATPase — protein MSAESDPHLPTSRREIDLHARLVRALQQPAPYPHPVDQIKLVETHISSVLLTGRYAYKIKKPLDLGFVDYGTLGRREHFCLEELRLNRRLAPDLYLAVVTITGSADRPEVGASGRPIEYAVKMRQFSQDDLLSHLLERGRLEVEAIEHVARRLARFHGEIETAGEHTPFGKPESVLAPMHENFEQLRLLLTDGKLLSQLARLERWTGRQYQRLVHALTERKAGGYIRECHGDLHLNNIVQLNGEPTIFDGVEFNDALRWIDVMSELAFLIMDLDDRGAPGKANRALNAYLHESGDYGGILLLRFYQVYRAVVRAKIACIRVEQNDKQHAILDQYRSYASLAERYTQAPKPYLAINHGVTGSGKSTISRQLADALGAIWLRSDVERGRDGYGVNRERYSVSARDAVYDRLLQLSGAIIDSGFGVIVDATFLQAAQRARFRALAGAKHLPFLIIETHADEAELRERVGRRLRQGDDPSEADLEVLENHLKTREPLFGQELAVAVSIESGKELPVTEIRRRCGLSG, from the coding sequence GCAACCTGCGCCCTATCCGCATCCAGTCGATCAGATCAAGCTGGTCGAGACACATATTTCGTCCGTGTTGCTTACCGGCCGCTATGCCTACAAGATCAAAAAACCGCTGGATTTAGGCTTTGTCGATTATGGGACGCTCGGGCGGCGCGAACATTTCTGTCTGGAGGAGTTGCGCTTAAACCGCCGCTTGGCGCCGGATCTTTATCTGGCAGTTGTCACCATTACCGGCAGCGCGGATCGACCGGAGGTCGGCGCGAGCGGCCGGCCCATCGAGTACGCGGTCAAGATGCGGCAGTTTTCACAGGACGATCTGCTGAGCCATTTGCTGGAGCGCGGCCGGCTTGAAGTCGAAGCGATCGAACATGTCGCGCGCCGGCTCGCTCGCTTTCACGGAGAGATCGAAACGGCCGGCGAGCACACACCTTTCGGCAAGCCGGAATCAGTGCTGGCGCCCATGCATGAAAACTTTGAACAACTGCGCCTTTTGCTGACCGACGGCAAGCTGTTGTCGCAACTTGCGCGCCTCGAGAGGTGGACCGGGCGGCAGTACCAAAGGCTCGTGCACGCGCTGACCGAACGCAAGGCCGGGGGCTATATTCGCGAATGCCATGGCGATCTGCACCTGAATAATATAGTGCAACTTAACGGCGAGCCGACGATCTTCGACGGCGTCGAATTCAACGATGCGCTGCGCTGGATCGACGTTATGAGCGAACTCGCATTCTTGATTATGGATCTCGACGATCGGGGTGCGCCCGGAAAGGCCAATCGCGCGCTCAATGCCTACCTGCACGAAAGCGGCGATTACGGCGGGATCCTGCTGCTGCGTTTCTATCAGGTCTATCGCGCCGTGGTGCGCGCCAAGATTGCCTGCATCCGCGTCGAGCAAAACGATAAACAGCACGCCATCCTCGATCAATATCGAAGCTACGCGAGCCTGGCCGAACGCTACACGCAGGCGCCCAAGCCCTATTTGGCGATCAACCACGGAGTCACGGGATCTGGCAAGTCCACGATCAGTCGGCAACTCGCCGATGCCCTCGGTGCGATCTGGCTTCGCTCCGACGTGGAGCGCGGGCGCGACGGCTATGGCGTCAACCGGGAGCGTTACAGCGTATCGGCGCGCGACGCCGTGTACGATCGTCTGCTGCAGCTCTCGGGGGCAATCATCGACAGCGGCTTTGGCGTGATCGTGGACGCGACCTTCCTGCAAGCGGCTCAGCGTGCAAGATTCCGCGCGCTTGCTGGCGCAAAACACCTGCCGTTTCTGATCATAGAAACGCATGCTGATGAAGCAGAGTTGCGGGAACGCGTAGGCCGGCGCCTGCGGCAGGGTGACGATCCGTCCGAAGCCGACCTGGAGGTATTGGAGAACCACCTGAAGACCCGCGAACCACTTTTCGGCCAGGAACTTGCCGTTGCTGTATCGATTGAGTCTGGCAAGGAATTACCGGTCACCGAAATCCGGCGCCGTTGCGGCCTGAGCGGTTAG